The Anaerolineae bacterium genome contains a region encoding:
- a CDS encoding AraC family transcriptional regulator encodes MGDREQIREAFLAQIYRSELVERIGRAVPKDGASEPLPGLQLFRASSPTPLHHSMFKPAFCVIAQGSKEVLVGNHCYRYDPYHYLIATLELPVASHVTEASQERPYLSLSLALDPHLVSSVLIETGYALSSRRADVMAFDVSPLDQNLLDAVVRLVRLVDHPHEARVLAPLITREIVFRLLMGAQGTRLRHIALLDGHSRYIRQAIERIRADFNQPLLIDDLARELGMSLSAFYQHFKAVTGMSPLQFQKRLRLQEARRLMLTEGLDAATAGYRVGYNDASHFSREYRRLFGEPPMRDVKRLAGKL; translated from the coding sequence ATGGGTGATCGTGAGCAGATCCGAGAGGCGTTCTTGGCGCAGATCTATCGGAGCGAGCTGGTTGAGCGTATCGGACGAGCCGTCCCGAAAGATGGGGCCAGCGAACCCCTCCCTGGCCTTCAGCTCTTTCGTGCCTCATCCCCTACGCCGTTGCATCACAGCATGTTCAAGCCAGCCTTCTGCGTGATCGCCCAGGGAAGCAAAGAAGTGCTGGTGGGGAACCACTGCTATCGGTATGACCCTTATCACTACCTGATCGCCACGCTGGAATTACCCGTCGCCAGCCACGTCACAGAGGCATCACAAGAGCGACCATACCTCAGCCTTAGCCTGGCGCTCGATCCCCATCTCGTTAGCTCGGTCTTGATCGAGACCGGATACGCGCTGTCGAGTCGTCGCGCTGACGTGATGGCCTTCGACGTCAGTCCGCTTGACCAGAACCTGCTGGATGCAGTGGTGCGCCTCGTTCGCCTCGTGGACCATCCGCATGAGGCACGCGTCCTCGCCCCACTCATCACTCGTGAGATCGTCTTCCGGCTCTTGATGGGGGCGCAGGGCACAAGGCTCCGTCATATCGCCCTGCTCGACGGGCACAGCCGCTACATCAGGCAAGCGATCGAACGCATTCGCGCGGACTTCAACCAGCCATTGCTCATTGATGACCTAGCCCGCGAGTTGGGCATGAGCCTCTCAGCATTCTACCAGCACTTTAAGGCCGTCACGGGGATGAGCCCGCTGCAGTTCCAGAAACGGCTTCGGCTGCAGGAGGCCCGTCGGTTGATGCTCACCGAAGGGCTGGATGCCGCGACTGCGGGTTACCGGGTGGGTTATAACGACGCCTCGCACTTCAGCCGGGAATACAGAAGGCTCTTCGGCGAGCCGCCGATGCGCGACGTGAAGCGGTTGGCAGGGAAGCTATGA
- the hpnI gene encoding bacteriohopanetetrol glucosamine biosynthesis glycosyltransferase HpnI — protein sequence MIIESLLLLLTIASWVYWVIAWWHVRSFFRARPELPRDFTPPVSILKPVKGLDAEAYQNFVSFCTQDYPDFELLFGVADPSDPAVPIVRRLQQDFPECSIRLYVTPSIGMNRKASILHGLAAQARYETLVVSDSDIRVTPDYLRRVVAPLADQRTGLVTCLYRGERALNLTARLEALHMGVTFLPSVLIARRVLSMRFAMGATLALRQRDLARIGGFAAVADYLADDYQIGARIAALGLRVHLSDYIVASVLGATTFRDQWDREVRWIRCARVSRPWEYPGLLLTFSTPLAATFTVVTGFAPSGWQALTVSLLLRWLIAWRITGYTGDRESRRWLVWLPLRDLLSAAVWCAGLMRRRVTWRGETFLLTSDGRLQVWPRPRPSPSERRLPKVVRSAIRTLDALLRRCCGIQEFSQKEDCLLRIAISRSRIDVVLSDGTQIRRGEPIGELHFWNERIPPMPDGGPDLAWAFAFERRLARSLAELAVEVESNPRLRDLKAFRGVTSFGSENGLHQVARLAEQWGFELVDPQKPRGIFRRFASFWENLHTWLIIWAFNPASLKGKSLWRLQRGQLWISRETLLRRYGRRETEDCRDLGHRTGGGRFSAHGMS from the coding sequence ATGATCATCGAATCGTTGCTCTTGTTGCTCACCATCGCCAGTTGGGTGTATTGGGTGATCGCCTGGTGGCATGTTCGCTCGTTCTTCCGCGCGCGGCCAGAGTTGCCTCGCGATTTTACGCCACCAGTCTCCATCCTGAAGCCAGTGAAAGGATTAGATGCCGAGGCCTATCAGAACTTCGTCAGCTTCTGCACACAGGATTACCCTGATTTCGAGCTCCTCTTTGGCGTGGCCGATCCATCAGACCCAGCCGTCCCCATCGTCAGACGATTGCAACAAGACTTTCCCGAGTGCAGCATCCGGTTATACGTGACCCCCTCCATCGGGATGAACCGCAAGGCTAGCATCCTTCACGGCCTGGCCGCCCAGGCCCGTTACGAGACGTTGGTGGTTAGCGACAGCGACATCCGCGTCACCCCGGACTATCTACGACGGGTGGTCGCCCCGCTGGCTGATCAGCGTACTGGACTTGTCACCTGTCTCTATAGGGGAGAGAGGGCCTTGAATCTAACCGCCCGCTTAGAGGCGCTGCACATGGGCGTGACCTTCCTGCCATCGGTCCTGATCGCCCGCCGCGTCCTTTCCATGCGCTTTGCCATGGGCGCTACCCTGGCTTTACGCCAACGCGATCTGGCCCGAATCGGCGGGTTTGCGGCGGTGGCTGACTATCTGGCAGACGATTACCAGATCGGGGCCAGAATCGCCGCTCTGGGACTGCGCGTGCACCTATCAGACTATATCGTGGCCAGCGTACTGGGTGCGACCACGTTTCGAGATCAGTGGGATCGCGAGGTGCGCTGGATTCGCTGTGCTCGGGTCAGCCGGCCCTGGGAGTATCCCGGATTATTGCTAACTTTCAGCACGCCGCTGGCCGCCACGTTCACAGTGGTGACCGGCTTTGCGCCCTCAGGATGGCAGGCGCTGACCGTATCCCTATTGCTGCGCTGGCTAATCGCCTGGCGGATTACTGGCTACACAGGGGATCGGGAATCTCGTCGTTGGCTGGTCTGGTTGCCATTGCGAGACTTGCTAAGCGCGGCAGTTTGGTGTGCCGGGCTAATGAGACGACGCGTCACCTGGCGCGGCGAGACATTTCTTCTCACCTCTGACGGCCGGCTTCAAGTATGGCCGCGCCCAAGGCCTTCGCCTTCGGAGAGGCGCCTGCCGAAAGTGGTGCGAAGCGCAATCCGGACCCTTGACGCGTTGCTCCGGCGTTGCTGCGGCATTCAAGAATTCAGCCAGAAAGAGGACTGTCTGCTGCGTATCGCCATCAGCCGGAGTCGCATTGATGTGGTGTTGTCCGATGGCACTCAGATCCGGCGCGGTGAGCCTATCGGCGAGCTGCACTTTTGGAATGAGCGTATCCCACCGATGCCGGACGGAGGGCCCGACCTCGCTTGGGCGTTCGCGTTCGAGCGCCGTCTAGCCCGTTCTCTAGCCGAGCTGGCGGTTGAGGTCGAGTCGAACCCACGCCTGCGAGACTTAAAGGCCTTTCGCGGAGTGACCTCTTTCGGAAGTGAAAACGGGCTTCACCAGGTGGCCCGCCTGGCTGAGCAATGGGGGTTCGAGCTGGTGGACCCGCAGAAGCCTCGTGGGATTTTCCGGCGCTTTGCCAGCTTTTGGGAGAACTTGCACACTTGGTTGATCATCTGGGCCTTTAACCCGGCCAGCCTAAAAGGAAAAAGCCTGTGGCGCCTTCAACGAGGACAGCTTTGGATCTCGCGGGAGACTTTGCTTCGTCGATATGGGCGAAGGGAAACGGAGGACTGCCGTGATCTCGGCCATCGTACTGGCGGCGGGCGCTTCTCAGCGCATGGGATGTCCTAA
- a CDS encoding zinc-dependent alcohol dehydrogenase family protein, with translation MKGTMLYGPRDVRFEERPDPVIIEPTDAIIRVTATCICGSDLWPYRGVEPITQPRPMGHEYVGIVEEVGSAVKNIKPGQFVVGSFFASDNTCEICQAGYQSSCINRQPAAPTGAQAPLLRVPLADGTLVATPDIPPDDLIPSLLTASDVLGTGWFAADAANVKPGSTVVVVGDGAVGLLGVLSAKQMGAERIIAMSRHPTRQKLALEFGATDIVPERGDEGVARIKELTNGLGAHSVIEAVGTQESLMQAIRSARPGGYVGFVGVFHEVAIPGWEFFFSHVHLHGGPAPVRRYLPMLIDLIWNRKINPGKVFDLTLPLEQVAEGYRAMDERRAIKVLLQP, from the coding sequence ATGAAAGGAACCATGCTCTACGGCCCTCGGGATGTGCGCTTTGAGGAGCGCCCCGACCCGGTGATTATCGAACCGACGGATGCCATTATCCGAGTCACAGCGACCTGTATATGCGGATCCGATTTGTGGCCGTATCGCGGTGTTGAACCCATCACCCAACCGAGACCCATGGGCCACGAGTATGTCGGCATCGTCGAGGAGGTCGGCAGTGCGGTTAAGAATATCAAACCTGGTCAATTCGTTGTTGGCTCGTTCTTCGCGTCAGACAACACTTGTGAGATCTGCCAGGCCGGTTATCAGTCCTCTTGCATCAATCGGCAGCCCGCTGCTCCCACTGGTGCACAAGCGCCCTTGCTGCGTGTGCCGCTAGCGGATGGCACACTGGTAGCGACGCCGGACATTCCCCCCGACGATCTGATCCCCAGCCTCCTCACCGCGTCAGATGTATTGGGCACCGGCTGGTTCGCTGCCGACGCCGCCAACGTGAAACCGGGCTCGACGGTTGTGGTCGTCGGCGACGGCGCCGTGGGCTTGCTCGGCGTGCTTTCAGCCAAACAGATGGGGGCCGAACGCATCATCGCCATGAGCCGGCATCCGACGCGGCAAAAACTGGCGCTGGAGTTTGGCGCGACCGACATTGTCCCTGAGCGCGGCGACGAGGGTGTAGCGAGGATTAAGGAACTCACGAATGGGCTCGGCGCGCACTCAGTCATCGAGGCCGTCGGCACCCAGGAATCGCTGATGCAGGCTATCCGTTCTGCACGGCCAGGCGGCTACGTCGGGTTCGTTGGCGTGTTCCATGAAGTGGCGATACCTGGGTGGGAGTTTTTCTTCTCCCACGTTCACTTGCACGGTGGCCCCGCCCCTGTACGCCGCTACTTGCCCATGCTGATTGATCTGATTTGGAATCGAAAGATCAACCCCGGTAAGGTATTTGACTTGACTCTGCCCCTGGAACAGGTGGCGGAAGGCTACCGTGCCATGGATGAGCGGCGAGCTATCAAGGTGTTGCTGCAGCCCTAG
- a CDS encoding cyclophilin-like fold protein gives MQYTSLGRTGLQVGQLRLNTMNFGPMNSERKLRFGMLILASFLAAACTPMSTPPSQPNAEAPTPTATVAAPTETLPLEQPTAAPPTPISPSDAPPTPTATPEPTEGETPVPANEEAATAETPIRVVFGDTVLTARLWANPTARDLIAQLPLTLTFRDYGRQEKLARLPRRLTMEGVPAGDDPLPGEIGYYAPAGVIVFYYEDVGYFTGIVRLGRFDDSSDAINALIGQTGDFAATIELAN, from the coding sequence ATGCAATACACATCCCTTGGCCGTACGGGGCTACAGGTCGGCCAACTGCGCCTGAACACCATGAACTTCGGCCCGATGAACTCAGAACGGAAGCTCCGTTTCGGCATGCTCATTCTTGCCTCGTTCCTTGCCGCCGCTTGCACACCCATGTCCACGCCTCCATCCCAGCCGAATGCCGAGGCGCCGACGCCTACGGCGACCGTGGCTGCGCCAACGGAAACTCTTCCACTCGAACAACCCACCGCAGCGCCGCCGACGCCCATTTCACCGTCGGATGCGCCGCCAACGCCAACGGCAACGCCAGAACCCACGGAAGGAGAAACGCCTGTGCCTGCAAACGAGGAGGCGGCAACCGCGGAAACGCCCATTCGAGTCGTCTTTGGCGACACAGTGCTGACGGCGCGGCTGTGGGCCAACCCCACCGCGCGCGATCTGATCGCCCAGCTTCCGCTGACGCTCACCTTCCGCGACTATGGTCGCCAGGAGAAGCTCGCCAGGTTGCCCCGAAGGCTGACCATGGAGGGCGTACCGGCCGGCGACGACCCGCTGCCGGGCGAGATCGGCTACTACGCGCCGGCGGGCGTCATCGTTTTCTACTACGAGGACGTCGGCTACTTCACCGGCATCGTGCGGCTCGGCCGGTTCGACGATAGCTCGGACGCCATCAACGCCCTCATCGGCCAGACCGGAGACTTTGCGGCGACCATTGAGCTTGCAAATTGA
- a CDS encoding nucleotidyltransferase family protein, whose product MISAIVLAAGASQRMGCPKLLLPLGDKLVIEHVVHTVTATNVDEAIVVVGHWRAEMEQVLAGLPVRVAFNPDYARGEMLSSVQVGLKAASPMATAALIALGDQPQVSVATMNRIAAALRGEDDRICLPIFGGRRGHPIGLPRRFWSEVLSIGQGGSLREVIRRHQDAIAEIPVPDDAILSDMDTLQEYARLLAHVQLSGRIA is encoded by the coding sequence GTGATCTCGGCCATCGTACTGGCGGCGGGCGCTTCTCAGCGCATGGGATGTCCTAAGCTGTTGCTGCCGTTGGGCGACAAGCTGGTGATCGAACACGTCGTGCACACCGTGACTGCCACTAACGTGGATGAGGCGATCGTAGTCGTCGGCCACTGGCGAGCCGAGATGGAACAAGTTCTGGCCGGCCTGCCTGTGCGTGTGGCCTTTAACCCCGATTACGCCCGGGGCGAGATGCTCTCCTCCGTTCAGGTGGGCCTGAAGGCTGCCTCCCCGATGGCAACCGCCGCGCTCATCGCCCTCGGTGATCAACCGCAGGTCTCCGTGGCCACCATGAACCGAATCGCCGCTGCTCTGCGTGGCGAGGACGATCGCATTTGTCTGCCTATCTTCGGCGGCCGGCGCGGCCATCCCATTGGCCTGCCGCGGCGGTTCTGGTCGGAGGTGCTGTCCATAGGCCAGGGCGGCAGCCTGCGCGAGGTGATCCGTCGTCATCAAGATGCTATAGCTGAAATTCCGGTTCCTGATGATGCCATCCTATCGGACATGGACACGCTCCAGGAGTACGCTCGACTCCTAGCCCATGTACAGCTTTCAGGCCGCATAGCATAA
- a CDS encoding DUF2255 family protein — MTSWTKEELDAIGRAEELEIAPRQPDGKLRKPLPVWVVRVGHNLYVRSYRGPKGAWFQAAQATHTGRIRAGGVEKDVVFIEESDPAINDRIDAAYRAKYGRYPQYVAPMVTSEVRATTLKIIPKPTKTNIKES, encoded by the coding sequence ATGACCTCATGGACCAAGGAAGAACTCGACGCCATCGGCCGTGCGGAGGAGCTGGAGATCGCCCCGCGGCAACCGGACGGCAAGCTGCGCAAACCGTTGCCGGTTTGGGTGGTGCGCGTCGGTCACAACCTCTACGTGCGCTCGTATCGCGGGCCAAAGGGCGCTTGGTTTCAAGCCGCACAGGCCACCCACACAGGGCGCATCCGGGCCGGCGGCGTGGAGAAAGACGTGGTCTTTATTGAAGAAAGCGATCCTGCCATTAACGACCGAATTGACGCCGCCTACCGCGCCAAATACGGCCGCTATCCGCAGTACGTGGCGCCGATGGTGACCTCCGAGGTGCGGGCGACGACGCTCAAAATCATCCCGAAACCGACAAAAACGAACATCAAGGAGAGTTGA
- a CDS encoding aldo/keto reductase produces the protein MFKVTLNNGVEMPILGFGVFQITDLAECERCVLDALEVGYRLIDTAAAYGNETAVGNAIKRSGVPREEIFVTTKLWIQDAGYEKAKRAFERSLQRLQLEYLDLYLIHQPFGDVHCAWRAMEELYREGRIRAIGVSNFYPDRLMDLIVHHEVVPAVNQIECHPFHQQVEAQAFLEENKVQLESWGPFAEGRNNIFQNEVLRSVAEKHHKTVAQVILRWLIQRRIVAIPKSVRKERIVENFNVFDFELGPDDMAAIAALDTKTSAFFDHRDPKVVKWLGEARRPT, from the coding sequence ATGTTCAAGGTCACGCTGAACAACGGCGTCGAAATGCCGATTCTGGGCTTCGGAGTCTTTCAGATCACCGATCTCGCAGAATGCGAACGGTGCGTGCTGGACGCGCTGGAGGTAGGCTATCGGCTGATTGACACCGCGGCGGCGTATGGCAACGAGACGGCCGTCGGCAACGCCATCAAACGCAGCGGCGTGCCGCGGGAGGAGATTTTCGTGACGACCAAGCTGTGGATTCAGGACGCCGGCTACGAAAAAGCCAAACGGGCATTTGAACGGTCGTTGCAGCGGTTGCAACTGGAGTATCTCGACCTGTATCTGATTCATCAGCCCTTCGGCGATGTGCATTGCGCCTGGCGCGCCATGGAGGAGCTTTATCGGGAAGGCCGCATCCGCGCCATCGGGGTCAGCAACTTCTACCCCGATCGGCTGATGGACTTGATCGTGCACCATGAGGTGGTTCCGGCGGTGAACCAGATCGAGTGCCACCCGTTCCATCAGCAGGTCGAGGCCCAGGCGTTCCTGGAGGAGAACAAGGTGCAACTGGAGTCGTGGGGGCCGTTTGCCGAGGGCCGGAACAACATCTTCCAAAACGAGGTGCTGCGCTCCGTTGCCGAGAAGCACCACAAGACCGTCGCGCAGGTCATTCTGCGCTGGCTGATCCAGCGCCGCATCGTGGCGATCCCGAAATCGGTGCGCAAGGAGCGCATCGTGGAAAACTTCAACGTGTTCGATTTTGAACTCGGTCCGGACGATATGGCGGCGATTGCCGCGCTGGACACGAAAACCAGCGCCTTCTTCGACCATCGCGACCCGAAAGTTGTGAAGTGGCTGGGCGAAGCGAGGCGACCCACGTAA
- a CDS encoding SDR family NAD(P)-dependent oxidoreductase translates to MARIFITGSADGLGQLAAKALVAQGHKVVLHARNPERAQHALRHVPGAVRALVGDLSDIEATKRLADEANALGPFDAVIHNAGVYRAPAREVFTVNTLAPYLLTCLMHRPRRLIYLSSSLHLQGHARLEELATDHGQVSYSDSKLYVTMLCMAVARRWPDVCANAVDPGWVPTKMGGPNAPDDLQQGYETQVWLAVSDDPAAKVSGRYFHHRQERPYHPQAGDVARQERLLSVCEAITGVPLPE, encoded by the coding sequence ATGGCGAGGATCTTCATCACCGGCTCGGCCGATGGCCTGGGCCAACTGGCGGCGAAGGCTCTGGTCGCGCAAGGCCATAAGGTCGTCTTACATGCACGCAATCCGGAGCGCGCCCAGCATGCGCTCCGGCACGTCCCCGGCGCCGTGCGCGCTCTGGTAGGCGACCTGTCTGACATCGAGGCGACCAAACGCCTCGCCGACGAAGCGAACGCGCTGGGGCCGTTCGACGCCGTGATCCACAACGCCGGCGTCTATCGGGCGCCGGCGCGCGAGGTGTTCACCGTCAACACCCTGGCGCCTTACCTCCTCACCTGCCTGATGCACAGACCCCGACGCCTGATCTACCTGAGCTCAAGCCTACATCTGCAGGGCCATGCGCGTCTGGAAGAGCTCGCCACAGATCACGGCCAGGTCAGCTATTCCGACTCAAAACTGTACGTGACGATGCTCTGCATGGCGGTGGCGCGCAGATGGCCGGATGTGTGCGCCAACGCCGTCGATCCCGGGTGGGTGCCTACCAAGATGGGCGGTCCGAACGCACCGGACGATCTGCAGCAAGGGTACGAGACCCAGGTGTGGCTGGCCGTGAGCGACGACCCTGCGGCGAAGGTGAGCGGCCGCTATTTCCACCATCGGCAGGAAAGGCCCTATCACCCGCAGGCCGGCGATGTCGCGCGGCAAGAGCGATTGTTGAGCGTTTGCGAAGCGATCACAGGCGTGCCTCTCCCGGAGTAG
- a CDS encoding cupin domain-containing protein, with product MEIVRNGSQPSRRGSSDYFTGIVRVDPLFEASDPARVRCASVTFEPGARTAWHIHPLGQILIVTAGCGRAQRWGGPVEEIRAGDVVWFEPGEKHWHGASPTTAMTHIAIQEALGGQVVQWLEHVSDEQYLATSGHSDQSEA from the coding sequence ATGGAGATCGTCAGAAATGGCTCACAACCTTCCAGAAGAGGGTCCTCGGATTACTTCACCGGGATAGTGCGCGTTGATCCGCTGTTCGAGGCGTCCGATCCGGCGCGTGTGCGCTGCGCCAGCGTCACCTTCGAGCCGGGCGCTCGCACCGCCTGGCACATCCATCCGCTGGGGCAGATCCTCATCGTGACGGCCGGCTGTGGCCGCGCGCAACGCTGGGGCGGGCCGGTCGAGGAGATACGCGCGGGCGATGTCGTCTGGTTCGAGCCGGGCGAGAAGCACTGGCACGGCGCGTCGCCGACCACGGCCATGACCCACATCGCCATCCAGGAGGCGCTCGGCGGCCAGGTCGTCCAATGGTTGGAGCACGTCAGCGACGAACAGTACCTAGCGACTTCGGGTCACTCCGATCAATCGGAAGCCTGA
- a CDS encoding aldo/keto reductase has translation MLEKRVLGKDLKVSAIGLGCMRMSFGQAELPGRQEMIALIRKAVELGITFFDTAEVYGPYTNEELVGEALEPFKGQVVIATKFGFDLHPDGRPGWQGLNSRPEHIKQAVEGSLRRLRVEAIDLYYQHRVDPNVPIEDVAGAIKDLIQAGKVKHFGLSEAGAQTIRRAHAVCPVTAVQSEYSLWWRRPEEEVLPTCEELGIGFVPYSPLGKGFLTGAIDESTTFDSTDLRSRIPRFAPENRKANLALVDRLRELANRKGATLAQIALAWLLAQKPWIVPIPGTTKLERLKENIGAVAVQLTSEDLREIKQALSEISIQGGRYPEELEKMTYL, from the coding sequence ATGCTGGAGAAACGCGTGCTCGGTAAGGACCTGAAGGTCTCAGCCATCGGGCTGGGGTGCATGAGGATGTCATTCGGCCAGGCAGAGCTCCCGGGTCGTCAGGAGATGATCGCCTTGATCCGCAAGGCTGTTGAGCTTGGCATCACTTTCTTCGACACCGCTGAGGTCTATGGCCCTTACACCAATGAGGAGCTTGTGGGCGAGGCGTTGGAGCCGTTCAAGGGGCAGGTAGTGATCGCGACCAAGTTCGGGTTTGATCTCCACCCCGATGGCAGGCCGGGTTGGCAAGGGCTGAACAGCCGGCCCGAACACATCAAGCAGGCGGTAGAGGGCTCGCTTCGACGGCTCAGGGTAGAGGCGATCGACCTGTACTATCAGCATCGCGTGGATCCCAACGTGCCGATTGAGGACGTGGCGGGAGCTATAAAAGACCTGATCCAGGCGGGCAAGGTCAAACACTTCGGCCTCTCTGAGGCGGGGGCGCAAACGATCCGCCGCGCGCATGCGGTGTGTCCGGTCACGGCAGTCCAGAGCGAATACTCGCTGTGGTGGCGGCGCCCAGAGGAAGAGGTGCTGCCGACCTGTGAGGAGCTGGGGATTGGCTTCGTCCCCTATAGCCCGCTCGGCAAAGGCTTTCTCACGGGGGCGATAGACGAAAGCACAACTTTCGACAGCACAGACCTGCGCAGCCGCATTCCTCGCTTTGCGCCTGAAAACCGAAAGGCGAACTTGGCACTGGTTGATCGGCTGCGAGAGCTTGCCAATCGGAAAGGGGCGACGCTGGCTCAGATCGCGCTGGCCTGGCTGCTGGCGCAGAAACCATGGATCGTCCCCATCCCGGGCACTACGAAGTTAGAGCGTCTGAAGGAAAACATTGGCGCGGTGGCCGTGCAGCTCACCTCAGAGGATCTGCGGGAGATCAAACAGGCGCTCTCCGAGATTTCGATCCAGGGAGGGCGTTATCCTGAGGAGCTGGAAAAGATGACCTATCTCTGA
- a CDS encoding aldo/keto reductase — protein sequence MEYVKLGNTGLDVSRICLGCMSFGKAEGWVHNPWALDEEESRVIIRRALELGINFFDTANVYAHGVSEEILGRAIRDFANRDEVVIATKVRGRMHAGPNGEGLSRKAILSEIDKSLKRLGMDYVDLYIIHRWDYHTPIEETMAALHDVVKAGKARYIGASAMWAWQFQKALYVAEKHGWTRFVSMQNHYNLIYREEEREMMPLCIAEGIASTPYSPLASGRLARDWSETTTRYETDPIAKQKYDATAEADRRVVERLAEVAQKRGVPRAQIALAWLLHKKPVIAPIIGATKVSHVETAVGATSIQLTPDEIAYMEEPYVPHAIVGHN from the coding sequence ATGGAGTACGTCAAACTCGGAAACACCGGTCTGGATGTCTCGCGCATCTGCCTCGGCTGTATGAGCTTCGGCAAAGCCGAGGGCTGGGTCCACAATCCGTGGGCGCTGGATGAAGAGGAGAGCCGCGTCATCATCCGGCGCGCGCTGGAGCTGGGCATCAACTTCTTCGACACGGCCAATGTCTACGCCCATGGCGTCAGCGAGGAGATTCTGGGGCGGGCGATCCGAGACTTCGCCAACCGCGACGAGGTTGTCATCGCCACTAAGGTGCGCGGCCGGATGCATGCAGGACCCAACGGCGAAGGGCTTTCGCGCAAAGCCATCTTGAGCGAGATCGACAAAAGCCTGAAGCGCCTGGGCATGGACTATGTAGACCTCTACATTATCCACCGCTGGGACTACCACACGCCCATCGAGGAGACCATGGCCGCCCTGCACGACGTCGTCAAGGCCGGCAAGGCGCGCTACATCGGCGCTTCGGCCATGTGGGCCTGGCAGTTCCAGAAGGCGCTCTACGTGGCCGAAAAACACGGCTGGACGCGCTTTGTCTCCATGCAGAACCACTACAACCTCATCTACCGGGAGGAGGAGCGAGAGATGATGCCCCTCTGCATCGCCGAGGGGATCGCCTCGACGCCTTACAGCCCGCTGGCGTCGGGCCGATTGGCGCGTGATTGGTCGGAGACCACGACGCGCTACGAGACTGACCCCATCGCAAAGCAAAAGTACGACGCCACGGCGGAGGCCGATCGCCGGGTGGTCGAGCGACTCGCCGAGGTGGCCCAAAAGCGCGGCGTCCCACGGGCGCAGATCGCTCTGGCCTGGCTTTTGCATAAGAAGCCGGTCATTGCGCCGATCATCGGCGCCACCAAGGTGTCGCATGTCGAAACCGCGGTCGGAGCGACGTCCATCCAGCTAACCCCCGATGAGATCGCGTATATGGAAGAGCCCTACGTGCCCCACGCAATCGTTGGGCACAATTGA